The proteins below are encoded in one region of Chroicocephalus ridibundus chromosome 9, bChrRid1.1, whole genome shotgun sequence:
- the PATL2 gene encoding protein PAT1 homolog 2 isoform X3 gives MAEEDEELDLYNEMTFGLDRDSTEEDITKPLMPLEMSPELAEVVAEETEAGEELEPEVAEQPEELGEPQEEGGMESEVEQVGSELEEEEEELGTEEQEEDQEPCEEPNDLGDPAVMRVVQSKPTLESQDSAVLDSRIGACWAEFGKDDMLAMDPTVWGSCPSSIPPHHVLEDKAILQVLERPPPSTNVALDFLGSPVQRGYGGSPRLKRPDLRLMSPKSFPQHFLRQQPPPMPRSHCSTRSFVPARRPSPLFNSNQTTGYASPTPFRPMSPKISSPPRPLSMHFGPMSPSLDPALFFTPSASGQLNLSHMTQLHPQHQRILTQRQQHGGQAQSISPKKVWSPKADPYAGLMSSKEKDWVIKVEMIQLQSENMDDDYYYQTYYHQLERKQAEEELLGRRNKQEPPKLVTPFIQKVETYDSVVRIAGSLGQVAVSTCYSPRRAIDAVHHALVEEAAGSHRLRALHRIEKLFLQLLEVEEMQRKMSLAPEEEQPCCQEQKSQEVERIYQVLKIGACSSEEEAEDEFLQLLCVRKGKKLTARLLPHLTQEQAEKILLTITHHLPFLMKKDMLDESLSLLYGPLNKVVGRMTFSRLIEVLQEMTRPLPESPELPLAMALKNQFGISLLYSLLSHGERLLSSDAPLEPCSRDFEMWTDTVFLVARELSQVPKTSLVEPLFLPSNLLSLFCRYLDKQTIHHLEAKMECSPLPSEAAMPC, from the exons ATGGCTGAGGAGGATGAAGAGCTCGACCTCTACAACGAGATGACTTTTGGGTTAG ACCGAGACTCCACTGAGGAAGACATCACAAAACCCCTGATGCCTCTGGAGATGAGCCCTGAGCTGGCTGAAGTGGTGGCAGAGGAGACTGAGGCTGGGGAAGAACTGGAGCCTGAAGTGGCTGAGCAGCCGGAGGAGCTGGGAGAACCCCAGGAGGAAGGTGGGATGGAGTCAGAGGTTGAGCAGGTTGGCTCTgagttggaggaagaggaggaggagctggggactGAGGAACAGGAGGAAGACCAGGAGCCCTGCGAGGAGCCCAATGACCTGGGAGACCCAGCAGTGATGAGAGTTGTGCAGAGCAAACCCACACTGGAG AGCCAGGACTCAGCGGTGTTGGACAGCAGGATTGGTGCGTGCTGGGCAGAGTTTGGCAAAGATGACATG ctgGCGATGGATCCCACGGTGTGGGGCTCTTGCCCCAGCAGCATTCCGCCCCACCACGTGCTGGAG gaTAAAGCCATCCTCCAGGTCCTGGAGAGGCCCCCACCATCCACCAACGTGGCCCTTGACTTCCTTGGCTCCCCCGTGCAGCGGGGCTATGGGGGCTCTCCGCGGCTCAAGCGCCCTGACTTAAGACTGATGtcccccaagtccttcccccAGCACTTTCTCCGGCAG cagccgccgccgATGCCTCGCTCCCACTGCTCCACTCGGTCCTTCGTGCCAGCTCGCAGACCCTCTCCACTCTTCAATTCCAACCAG aCCACAGGGTATGCATCTCCAACTCCTTTCCGGCCCATGTCACCCAAAATCAGCAGCCCACCGCGGCCTCTCAGCATGCACTTTGGTCCCATGTCTCCTTCTTTGGACCCTGCTCTCTTTTTCACTCCGTCAGCCAGTGGCCAGCTGAATCTCAG CCATATGACCCAGCTGCACCCCCAGCACCAGCGGATCCTGACCCAGCGGCAGCAGCACGGCGGGCAGGCACAGAG CATCTCCCCCAAGAAGGTATGGTCTCCTAAAGCGGACCCTTATGCTGGGCTGATGAGCTCCAAGGAGAAGGACTGGGTCATCAAAGTGGAGATGATCCAGCTGCAGAGTGAGAACATGGATGATGACTACTACTACCAG ACGTACTACCACCAGCTGGAGCGCaaacaggcagaggaggagctccTTGGCAGGCGCAACAAGCAGGAGCCCCCCAAGCTGGTCACACCATTCATCCAGAAAGTGGAGACATACGACTCTg TCGTGCGCATTGCAGGCTCGCTGGGCCAAGTCGCAGTGTCCACCTGCTACAGCCCTCGCCGGGCCATCGATGCTGTGCACCATGCCCTCGTGGAGGAG gctgcggggagccaccggCTACGGGCGCTGCACAGGATTGAGAAG CTCTTTCTGCAGCTGCTAGAAGTGGAGGAGATGCAGCGGAAGATGTCCCTGGCTCCTGAGGAGGAGCAGCCCTGCTGTCAGGAGCAGAAGAGCCAAGAAGTGGAGCGTATCTACCAAGTCTTGAAAATCGGAGCTTGCAGCAGCGAAGA GGAGGCAGAGGATGAATTCCTGCAACTCCTGTGTGTGCGGAAGGGCAAGAAGCTCAcagcccggctgctgccccaCCTGACCCAGGAGCAAGCGGAGAAGATACTACTGACCATCACCCACCATCTGCCATTCCTCATGAAGAAGGACATGTTAGACGAG tCTCTCTCCCTGCTCTACGGCCCATTGAACAAAGTGGTGGGCAGGATGACCTTCAGCAGACTCATCGAGGTCCTGCAGGAGATGACCAGGCCTCTGCCTGAGTCCCCTGAGCTCCCCCTCGCCATGGCCTTGAAGAACCAG TTTGGGATCTCCTTGCTGTACTCCCTGCTGAGCCACGGCGAGAGGCTGCTGTCCTCCGACGCGCCACTGGAGCCATGCAGCAGGGACTTCGAGATGTG GACAGACACGGTGTTCCTGGTTGCCCGGGAGCTGTCGCAAGTGCCCAAGACCTCACTGGTGGAACCTCTCTTCTTGCCCAGCAACCTTCTGTCGCTCTTCTGCCGCTACCTGGACAAGCAGACTATCCACCATCTGGAAGCCAAGATGGA GTGCTCCCCGCTGCCATCGGAGGCTGCCATGCCATGCTGA
- the PATL2 gene encoding protein PAT1 homolog 2 isoform X2 yields MAEGGEPVILEDYLLVQDAPLLEEMAEEDEELDLYNEMTFGLDRDSTEEDITKPLMPLEMSPELAEVVAEETEAGEELEPEVAEQPEELGEPQEEGGMESEVEQVGSELEEEEEELGTEEQEEDQEPCEEPNDLGDPAVMRVVQSKPTLESQDSAVLDSRIGACWAEFGKDDMLAMDPTVWGSCPSSIPPHHVLEDKAILQVLERPPPSTNVALDFLGSPVQRGYGGSPRLKRPDLRLMSPKSFPQHFLRQPPPMPRSHCSTRSFVPARRPSPLFNSNQTTGYASPTPFRPMSPKISSPPRPLSMHFGPMSPSLDPALFFTPSASGQLNLSHMTQLHPQHQRILTQRQQHGGQAQSISPKKVWSPKADPYAGLMSSKEKDWVIKVEMIQLQSENMDDDYYYQTYYHQLERKQAEEELLGRRNKQEPPKLVTPFIQKVETYDSVVRIAGSLGQVAVSTCYSPRRAIDAVHHALVEEAAGSHRLRALHRIEKLFLQLLEVEEMQRKMSLAPEEEQPCCQEQKSQEVERIYQVLKIGACSSEEEAEDEFLQLLCVRKGKKLTARLLPHLTQEQAEKILLTITHHLPFLMKKDMLDESLSLLYGPLNKVVGRMTFSRLIEVLQEMTRPLPESPELPLAMALKNQFGISLLYSLLSHGERLLSSDAPLEPCSRDFEMWTDTVFLVARELSQVPKTSLVEPLFLPSNLLSLFCRYLDKQTIHHLEAKMECSPLPSEAAMPC; encoded by the exons ATGGCGGAGGGCGGCGAGCCCGTT ATCCTAGAGGACTACCTGCTGGTGCAAGATGCACCTTTGCTGGAGGAGATGGCTGAGGAGGATGAAGAGCTCGACCTCTACAACGAGATGACTTTTGGGTTAG ACCGAGACTCCACTGAGGAAGACATCACAAAACCCCTGATGCCTCTGGAGATGAGCCCTGAGCTGGCTGAAGTGGTGGCAGAGGAGACTGAGGCTGGGGAAGAACTGGAGCCTGAAGTGGCTGAGCAGCCGGAGGAGCTGGGAGAACCCCAGGAGGAAGGTGGGATGGAGTCAGAGGTTGAGCAGGTTGGCTCTgagttggaggaagaggaggaggagctggggactGAGGAACAGGAGGAAGACCAGGAGCCCTGCGAGGAGCCCAATGACCTGGGAGACCCAGCAGTGATGAGAGTTGTGCAGAGCAAACCCACACTGGAG AGCCAGGACTCAGCGGTGTTGGACAGCAGGATTGGTGCGTGCTGGGCAGAGTTTGGCAAAGATGACATG ctgGCGATGGATCCCACGGTGTGGGGCTCTTGCCCCAGCAGCATTCCGCCCCACCACGTGCTGGAG gaTAAAGCCATCCTCCAGGTCCTGGAGAGGCCCCCACCATCCACCAACGTGGCCCTTGACTTCCTTGGCTCCCCCGTGCAGCGGGGCTATGGGGGCTCTCCGCGGCTCAAGCGCCCTGACTTAAGACTGATGtcccccaagtccttcccccAGCACTTTCTCCGGCAG ccgccgccgATGCCTCGCTCCCACTGCTCCACTCGGTCCTTCGTGCCAGCTCGCAGACCCTCTCCACTCTTCAATTCCAACCAG aCCACAGGGTATGCATCTCCAACTCCTTTCCGGCCCATGTCACCCAAAATCAGCAGCCCACCGCGGCCTCTCAGCATGCACTTTGGTCCCATGTCTCCTTCTTTGGACCCTGCTCTCTTTTTCACTCCGTCAGCCAGTGGCCAGCTGAATCTCAG CCATATGACCCAGCTGCACCCCCAGCACCAGCGGATCCTGACCCAGCGGCAGCAGCACGGCGGGCAGGCACAGAG CATCTCCCCCAAGAAGGTATGGTCTCCTAAAGCGGACCCTTATGCTGGGCTGATGAGCTCCAAGGAGAAGGACTGGGTCATCAAAGTGGAGATGATCCAGCTGCAGAGTGAGAACATGGATGATGACTACTACTACCAG ACGTACTACCACCAGCTGGAGCGCaaacaggcagaggaggagctccTTGGCAGGCGCAACAAGCAGGAGCCCCCCAAGCTGGTCACACCATTCATCCAGAAAGTGGAGACATACGACTCTg TCGTGCGCATTGCAGGCTCGCTGGGCCAAGTCGCAGTGTCCACCTGCTACAGCCCTCGCCGGGCCATCGATGCTGTGCACCATGCCCTCGTGGAGGAG gctgcggggagccaccggCTACGGGCGCTGCACAGGATTGAGAAG CTCTTTCTGCAGCTGCTAGAAGTGGAGGAGATGCAGCGGAAGATGTCCCTGGCTCCTGAGGAGGAGCAGCCCTGCTGTCAGGAGCAGAAGAGCCAAGAAGTGGAGCGTATCTACCAAGTCTTGAAAATCGGAGCTTGCAGCAGCGAAGA GGAGGCAGAGGATGAATTCCTGCAACTCCTGTGTGTGCGGAAGGGCAAGAAGCTCAcagcccggctgctgccccaCCTGACCCAGGAGCAAGCGGAGAAGATACTACTGACCATCACCCACCATCTGCCATTCCTCATGAAGAAGGACATGTTAGACGAG tCTCTCTCCCTGCTCTACGGCCCATTGAACAAAGTGGTGGGCAGGATGACCTTCAGCAGACTCATCGAGGTCCTGCAGGAGATGACCAGGCCTCTGCCTGAGTCCCCTGAGCTCCCCCTCGCCATGGCCTTGAAGAACCAG TTTGGGATCTCCTTGCTGTACTCCCTGCTGAGCCACGGCGAGAGGCTGCTGTCCTCCGACGCGCCACTGGAGCCATGCAGCAGGGACTTCGAGATGTG GACAGACACGGTGTTCCTGGTTGCCCGGGAGCTGTCGCAAGTGCCCAAGACCTCACTGGTGGAACCTCTCTTCTTGCCCAGCAACCTTCTGTCGCTCTTCTGCCGCTACCTGGACAAGCAGACTATCCACCATCTGGAAGCCAAGATGGA GTGCTCCCCGCTGCCATCGGAGGCTGCCATGCCATGCTGA
- the PATL2 gene encoding protein PAT1 homolog 2 isoform X5 has protein sequence MPRSHCSTRSFVPARRPSPLFNSNQTTGYASPTPFRPMSPKISSPPRPLSMHFGPMSPSLDPALFFTPSASGQLNLSHMTQLHPQHQRILTQRQQHGGQAQSISPKKVWSPKADPYAGLMSSKEKDWVIKVEMIQLQSENMDDDYYYQTYYHQLERKQAEEELLGRRNKQEPPKLVTPFIQKVETYDSVVRIAGSLGQVAVSTCYSPRRAIDAVHHALVEEAAGSHRLRALHRIEKLFLQLLEVEEMQRKMSLAPEEEQPCCQEQKSQEVERIYQVLKIGACSSEEEAEDEFLQLLCVRKGKKLTARLLPHLTQEQAEKILLTITHHLPFLMKKDMLDESLSLLYGPLNKVVGRMTFSRLIEVLQEMTRPLPESPELPLAMALKNQFGISLLYSLLSHGERLLSSDAPLEPCSRDFEMWTDTVFLVARELSQVPKTSLVEPLFLPSNLLSLFCRYLDKQTIHHLEAKMECSPLPSEAAMPC, from the exons ATGCCTCGCTCCCACTGCTCCACTCGGTCCTTCGTGCCAGCTCGCAGACCCTCTCCACTCTTCAATTCCAACCAG aCCACAGGGTATGCATCTCCAACTCCTTTCCGGCCCATGTCACCCAAAATCAGCAGCCCACCGCGGCCTCTCAGCATGCACTTTGGTCCCATGTCTCCTTCTTTGGACCCTGCTCTCTTTTTCACTCCGTCAGCCAGTGGCCAGCTGAATCTCAG CCATATGACCCAGCTGCACCCCCAGCACCAGCGGATCCTGACCCAGCGGCAGCAGCACGGCGGGCAGGCACAGAG CATCTCCCCCAAGAAGGTATGGTCTCCTAAAGCGGACCCTTATGCTGGGCTGATGAGCTCCAAGGAGAAGGACTGGGTCATCAAAGTGGAGATGATCCAGCTGCAGAGTGAGAACATGGATGATGACTACTACTACCAG ACGTACTACCACCAGCTGGAGCGCaaacaggcagaggaggagctccTTGGCAGGCGCAACAAGCAGGAGCCCCCCAAGCTGGTCACACCATTCATCCAGAAAGTGGAGACATACGACTCTg TCGTGCGCATTGCAGGCTCGCTGGGCCAAGTCGCAGTGTCCACCTGCTACAGCCCTCGCCGGGCCATCGATGCTGTGCACCATGCCCTCGTGGAGGAG gctgcggggagccaccggCTACGGGCGCTGCACAGGATTGAGAAG CTCTTTCTGCAGCTGCTAGAAGTGGAGGAGATGCAGCGGAAGATGTCCCTGGCTCCTGAGGAGGAGCAGCCCTGCTGTCAGGAGCAGAAGAGCCAAGAAGTGGAGCGTATCTACCAAGTCTTGAAAATCGGAGCTTGCAGCAGCGAAGA GGAGGCAGAGGATGAATTCCTGCAACTCCTGTGTGTGCGGAAGGGCAAGAAGCTCAcagcccggctgctgccccaCCTGACCCAGGAGCAAGCGGAGAAGATACTACTGACCATCACCCACCATCTGCCATTCCTCATGAAGAAGGACATGTTAGACGAG tCTCTCTCCCTGCTCTACGGCCCATTGAACAAAGTGGTGGGCAGGATGACCTTCAGCAGACTCATCGAGGTCCTGCAGGAGATGACCAGGCCTCTGCCTGAGTCCCCTGAGCTCCCCCTCGCCATGGCCTTGAAGAACCAG TTTGGGATCTCCTTGCTGTACTCCCTGCTGAGCCACGGCGAGAGGCTGCTGTCCTCCGACGCGCCACTGGAGCCATGCAGCAGGGACTTCGAGATGTG GACAGACACGGTGTTCCTGGTTGCCCGGGAGCTGTCGCAAGTGCCCAAGACCTCACTGGTGGAACCTCTCTTCTTGCCCAGCAACCTTCTGTCGCTCTTCTGCCGCTACCTGGACAAGCAGACTATCCACCATCTGGAAGCCAAGATGGA GTGCTCCCCGCTGCCATCGGAGGCTGCCATGCCATGCTGA
- the PATL2 gene encoding protein PAT1 homolog 2 isoform X4: protein MAEGGEPVILEDYLLVQDAPLLEEMAEEDEELDLYNEMTFGLDRDSTEEDITKPLMPLEMSPELAEVVAEETEAGEELEPEVAEQPEELGEPQEEGGMESEVEQVGSELEEEEEELGTEEQEEDQEPCEEPNDLGDPAVMRVVQSKPTLESQDSAVLDSRIGACWAEFGKDDMLAMDPTVWGSCPSSIPPHHVLEQPPPMPRSHCSTRSFVPARRPSPLFNSNQTTGYASPTPFRPMSPKISSPPRPLSMHFGPMSPSLDPALFFTPSASGQLNLSHMTQLHPQHQRILTQRQQHGGQAQSISPKKVWSPKADPYAGLMSSKEKDWVIKVEMIQLQSENMDDDYYYQTYYHQLERKQAEEELLGRRNKQEPPKLVTPFIQKVETYDSVVRIAGSLGQVAVSTCYSPRRAIDAVHHALVEEAAGSHRLRALHRIEKLFLQLLEVEEMQRKMSLAPEEEQPCCQEQKSQEVERIYQVLKIGACSSEEEAEDEFLQLLCVRKGKKLTARLLPHLTQEQAEKILLTITHHLPFLMKKDMLDESLSLLYGPLNKVVGRMTFSRLIEVLQEMTRPLPESPELPLAMALKNQFGISLLYSLLSHGERLLSSDAPLEPCSRDFEMWTDTVFLVARELSQVPKTSLVEPLFLPSNLLSLFCRYLDKQTIHHLEAKMECSPLPSEAAMPC, encoded by the exons ATGGCGGAGGGCGGCGAGCCCGTT ATCCTAGAGGACTACCTGCTGGTGCAAGATGCACCTTTGCTGGAGGAGATGGCTGAGGAGGATGAAGAGCTCGACCTCTACAACGAGATGACTTTTGGGTTAG ACCGAGACTCCACTGAGGAAGACATCACAAAACCCCTGATGCCTCTGGAGATGAGCCCTGAGCTGGCTGAAGTGGTGGCAGAGGAGACTGAGGCTGGGGAAGAACTGGAGCCTGAAGTGGCTGAGCAGCCGGAGGAGCTGGGAGAACCCCAGGAGGAAGGTGGGATGGAGTCAGAGGTTGAGCAGGTTGGCTCTgagttggaggaagaggaggaggagctggggactGAGGAACAGGAGGAAGACCAGGAGCCCTGCGAGGAGCCCAATGACCTGGGAGACCCAGCAGTGATGAGAGTTGTGCAGAGCAAACCCACACTGGAG AGCCAGGACTCAGCGGTGTTGGACAGCAGGATTGGTGCGTGCTGGGCAGAGTTTGGCAAAGATGACATG ctgGCGATGGATCCCACGGTGTGGGGCTCTTGCCCCAGCAGCATTCCGCCCCACCACGTGCTGGAG cagccgccgccgATGCCTCGCTCCCACTGCTCCACTCGGTCCTTCGTGCCAGCTCGCAGACCCTCTCCACTCTTCAATTCCAACCAG aCCACAGGGTATGCATCTCCAACTCCTTTCCGGCCCATGTCACCCAAAATCAGCAGCCCACCGCGGCCTCTCAGCATGCACTTTGGTCCCATGTCTCCTTCTTTGGACCCTGCTCTCTTTTTCACTCCGTCAGCCAGTGGCCAGCTGAATCTCAG CCATATGACCCAGCTGCACCCCCAGCACCAGCGGATCCTGACCCAGCGGCAGCAGCACGGCGGGCAGGCACAGAG CATCTCCCCCAAGAAGGTATGGTCTCCTAAAGCGGACCCTTATGCTGGGCTGATGAGCTCCAAGGAGAAGGACTGGGTCATCAAAGTGGAGATGATCCAGCTGCAGAGTGAGAACATGGATGATGACTACTACTACCAG ACGTACTACCACCAGCTGGAGCGCaaacaggcagaggaggagctccTTGGCAGGCGCAACAAGCAGGAGCCCCCCAAGCTGGTCACACCATTCATCCAGAAAGTGGAGACATACGACTCTg TCGTGCGCATTGCAGGCTCGCTGGGCCAAGTCGCAGTGTCCACCTGCTACAGCCCTCGCCGGGCCATCGATGCTGTGCACCATGCCCTCGTGGAGGAG gctgcggggagccaccggCTACGGGCGCTGCACAGGATTGAGAAG CTCTTTCTGCAGCTGCTAGAAGTGGAGGAGATGCAGCGGAAGATGTCCCTGGCTCCTGAGGAGGAGCAGCCCTGCTGTCAGGAGCAGAAGAGCCAAGAAGTGGAGCGTATCTACCAAGTCTTGAAAATCGGAGCTTGCAGCAGCGAAGA GGAGGCAGAGGATGAATTCCTGCAACTCCTGTGTGTGCGGAAGGGCAAGAAGCTCAcagcccggctgctgccccaCCTGACCCAGGAGCAAGCGGAGAAGATACTACTGACCATCACCCACCATCTGCCATTCCTCATGAAGAAGGACATGTTAGACGAG tCTCTCTCCCTGCTCTACGGCCCATTGAACAAAGTGGTGGGCAGGATGACCTTCAGCAGACTCATCGAGGTCCTGCAGGAGATGACCAGGCCTCTGCCTGAGTCCCCTGAGCTCCCCCTCGCCATGGCCTTGAAGAACCAG TTTGGGATCTCCTTGCTGTACTCCCTGCTGAGCCACGGCGAGAGGCTGCTGTCCTCCGACGCGCCACTGGAGCCATGCAGCAGGGACTTCGAGATGTG GACAGACACGGTGTTCCTGGTTGCCCGGGAGCTGTCGCAAGTGCCCAAGACCTCACTGGTGGAACCTCTCTTCTTGCCCAGCAACCTTCTGTCGCTCTTCTGCCGCTACCTGGACAAGCAGACTATCCACCATCTGGAAGCCAAGATGGA GTGCTCCCCGCTGCCATCGGAGGCTGCCATGCCATGCTGA
- the PATL2 gene encoding protein PAT1 homolog 2 isoform X1, protein MAEGGEPVILEDYLLVQDAPLLEEMAEEDEELDLYNEMTFGLDRDSTEEDITKPLMPLEMSPELAEVVAEETEAGEELEPEVAEQPEELGEPQEEGGMESEVEQVGSELEEEEEELGTEEQEEDQEPCEEPNDLGDPAVMRVVQSKPTLESQDSAVLDSRIGACWAEFGKDDMLAMDPTVWGSCPSSIPPHHVLEDKAILQVLERPPPSTNVALDFLGSPVQRGYGGSPRLKRPDLRLMSPKSFPQHFLRQQPPPMPRSHCSTRSFVPARRPSPLFNSNQTTGYASPTPFRPMSPKISSPPRPLSMHFGPMSPSLDPALFFTPSASGQLNLSHMTQLHPQHQRILTQRQQHGGQAQSISPKKVWSPKADPYAGLMSSKEKDWVIKVEMIQLQSENMDDDYYYQTYYHQLERKQAEEELLGRRNKQEPPKLVTPFIQKVETYDSVVRIAGSLGQVAVSTCYSPRRAIDAVHHALVEEAAGSHRLRALHRIEKLFLQLLEVEEMQRKMSLAPEEEQPCCQEQKSQEVERIYQVLKIGACSSEEEAEDEFLQLLCVRKGKKLTARLLPHLTQEQAEKILLTITHHLPFLMKKDMLDESLSLLYGPLNKVVGRMTFSRLIEVLQEMTRPLPESPELPLAMALKNQFGISLLYSLLSHGERLLSSDAPLEPCSRDFEMWTDTVFLVARELSQVPKTSLVEPLFLPSNLLSLFCRYLDKQTIHHLEAKMECSPLPSEAAMPC, encoded by the exons ATGGCGGAGGGCGGCGAGCCCGTT ATCCTAGAGGACTACCTGCTGGTGCAAGATGCACCTTTGCTGGAGGAGATGGCTGAGGAGGATGAAGAGCTCGACCTCTACAACGAGATGACTTTTGGGTTAG ACCGAGACTCCACTGAGGAAGACATCACAAAACCCCTGATGCCTCTGGAGATGAGCCCTGAGCTGGCTGAAGTGGTGGCAGAGGAGACTGAGGCTGGGGAAGAACTGGAGCCTGAAGTGGCTGAGCAGCCGGAGGAGCTGGGAGAACCCCAGGAGGAAGGTGGGATGGAGTCAGAGGTTGAGCAGGTTGGCTCTgagttggaggaagaggaggaggagctggggactGAGGAACAGGAGGAAGACCAGGAGCCCTGCGAGGAGCCCAATGACCTGGGAGACCCAGCAGTGATGAGAGTTGTGCAGAGCAAACCCACACTGGAG AGCCAGGACTCAGCGGTGTTGGACAGCAGGATTGGTGCGTGCTGGGCAGAGTTTGGCAAAGATGACATG ctgGCGATGGATCCCACGGTGTGGGGCTCTTGCCCCAGCAGCATTCCGCCCCACCACGTGCTGGAG gaTAAAGCCATCCTCCAGGTCCTGGAGAGGCCCCCACCATCCACCAACGTGGCCCTTGACTTCCTTGGCTCCCCCGTGCAGCGGGGCTATGGGGGCTCTCCGCGGCTCAAGCGCCCTGACTTAAGACTGATGtcccccaagtccttcccccAGCACTTTCTCCGGCAG cagccgccgccgATGCCTCGCTCCCACTGCTCCACTCGGTCCTTCGTGCCAGCTCGCAGACCCTCTCCACTCTTCAATTCCAACCAG aCCACAGGGTATGCATCTCCAACTCCTTTCCGGCCCATGTCACCCAAAATCAGCAGCCCACCGCGGCCTCTCAGCATGCACTTTGGTCCCATGTCTCCTTCTTTGGACCCTGCTCTCTTTTTCACTCCGTCAGCCAGTGGCCAGCTGAATCTCAG CCATATGACCCAGCTGCACCCCCAGCACCAGCGGATCCTGACCCAGCGGCAGCAGCACGGCGGGCAGGCACAGAG CATCTCCCCCAAGAAGGTATGGTCTCCTAAAGCGGACCCTTATGCTGGGCTGATGAGCTCCAAGGAGAAGGACTGGGTCATCAAAGTGGAGATGATCCAGCTGCAGAGTGAGAACATGGATGATGACTACTACTACCAG ACGTACTACCACCAGCTGGAGCGCaaacaggcagaggaggagctccTTGGCAGGCGCAACAAGCAGGAGCCCCCCAAGCTGGTCACACCATTCATCCAGAAAGTGGAGACATACGACTCTg TCGTGCGCATTGCAGGCTCGCTGGGCCAAGTCGCAGTGTCCACCTGCTACAGCCCTCGCCGGGCCATCGATGCTGTGCACCATGCCCTCGTGGAGGAG gctgcggggagccaccggCTACGGGCGCTGCACAGGATTGAGAAG CTCTTTCTGCAGCTGCTAGAAGTGGAGGAGATGCAGCGGAAGATGTCCCTGGCTCCTGAGGAGGAGCAGCCCTGCTGTCAGGAGCAGAAGAGCCAAGAAGTGGAGCGTATCTACCAAGTCTTGAAAATCGGAGCTTGCAGCAGCGAAGA GGAGGCAGAGGATGAATTCCTGCAACTCCTGTGTGTGCGGAAGGGCAAGAAGCTCAcagcccggctgctgccccaCCTGACCCAGGAGCAAGCGGAGAAGATACTACTGACCATCACCCACCATCTGCCATTCCTCATGAAGAAGGACATGTTAGACGAG tCTCTCTCCCTGCTCTACGGCCCATTGAACAAAGTGGTGGGCAGGATGACCTTCAGCAGACTCATCGAGGTCCTGCAGGAGATGACCAGGCCTCTGCCTGAGTCCCCTGAGCTCCCCCTCGCCATGGCCTTGAAGAACCAG TTTGGGATCTCCTTGCTGTACTCCCTGCTGAGCCACGGCGAGAGGCTGCTGTCCTCCGACGCGCCACTGGAGCCATGCAGCAGGGACTTCGAGATGTG GACAGACACGGTGTTCCTGGTTGCCCGGGAGCTGTCGCAAGTGCCCAAGACCTCACTGGTGGAACCTCTCTTCTTGCCCAGCAACCTTCTGTCGCTCTTCTGCCGCTACCTGGACAAGCAGACTATCCACCATCTGGAAGCCAAGATGGA GTGCTCCCCGCTGCCATCGGAGGCTGCCATGCCATGCTGA